ATCGCCGGCACACGCTGGCCTTCCTTGTAGCCCGGCGGCGTGTACAGGGTGAACGACAGGTCCACGCCATCGGCCCGCTTGTAGGTCACCAGCTGCTTCTTGATCTGGCGCACTTCCGGGGTCGGGTCGACCAGCTTGGTCAGCGCGGTCGCGGTGGACGCGAACTGCGCCTCGCCGGCCTTCGCGTCGGCCACCGCCTCACCCTGCTGGCGGATGAAGGCGTTCGGCGGATCGATCACCGACTGGTGCCAGGTCAGGTAGCGCCCCGGCGTGCTGCTGAAACCGAGGAACTGTTCGTAGGCGTCGGCACTGCTGCGGAACAGCCGCTCGCTCTTCAGCGTGCCCAGGTCCAGGCGGTCCAGGAACGGACGGTCGCCCTGCGGCGACGCGCCACGGCCGCTGAGGAACACATGGTTGCCCTCACGGCGCACGACCTGGGCGCCATTCGGCAGGCGGGTGAACACCAGGTTGCCGGGGTTGGCGTACAGCTCGTCGCTGGACATGTCCCACAGCAGGCGCCCTTCCTTCTTCGGCTGATCCACATCGACGACGCGGGTCTGCATCCAGTGGCGGTTCTCGTCGTTCTCGTACTGGAACGCCACGGCCGGATCGGCGGTCCACGCAAAACCTTCGAAGCGCTGCGTGGTGCGGGTGATCTCGGTCGGCTTGCCGTTGAACGGTGCCTTCAGCATCAGCACGCGATCGCGATGCGGCACGTTGACCTTCCAGTCGCCCTTGTCCAGCGCTTCGGCATAGACCAGGGTGGCCGGATCGGTGGCACGCCAGTCGAAACCGCGCGGACCTTCCGGTACGCCGTGCACCGGCACGCGGTCGGCCAGCGGCAGGCTGGCGATCGGCGTGGACTTGCCGCTGGCGATATCCAGCACCGCCACGTCGTTGGCGAAGCGCTGGTAGGTCACCGCATGCGAATACGGTGCCTTGATCGACTCGGTCAGCACATGCACGCCATCGGGCGCGGCGCTGACGTCGTTGAACAGTGCCGGCTGACCGACCGGGCGCACGCTGCCGGCTGCAGTATCGACCACGGCCAGCTGCGAGGCACCGTAATAGGCGAACAGCTTCTCGTCATGCACGCTGGTCAGCGTGTCGCGGGCTTCGTACGTGCTGCTCTCGCCACTGCTGCCCAGCGATTCCTGCGCGTCCGGGCCGGTCGGTACGCCGCCGTTGGACGGCACCGGGCCCTGGTTGGCCGGCACCAGCTTCACCAGCAGGTTCTGGCTGCCGCCCAGCCACTGCACGGTGTTGCCGAAGATCGGGTTCAGCTGCACGTTCGGGATCTGCTTCACCTGCCCGGTCGCGGCATCGCCCACCCACAACTGCACGCTGGTATCGACCGCGTTCTGGAAGGCGAAATGGCTGCCATCGGCCGACCACAGCGCGCCGGTGGCGCAGCCCTGCGGCAGGTTGACCTTGGTCTCCTTGCCGCTGCCGATGTCGACCAGGGTGAAGTCAGCCACGCAGGCCGGAATGCCGTAGCCACCGGGGGTGTCATGGCGGCTGCGGTTCTTCGGCTCCAGGCGCACACCGGCCAGCTTCAGGTACGGCTGGGCAACGCGGCTGATCGACGGGTAGGTCTGCGCGGTGGTCAGCAACAGGCGCTGGCCGCCCGGGGCCACGTTCGGCGCCGGCGGCGGCGGCGCCTTCAGCACCTTGAGCAGGTGTTCCGGCGGCTTTGCGTAGTCGGCAAGCGCCGGGCCAGTGGCCAGCAGGCCGAAGGTGGCAACGGCAATGGCCGCCGCCAGAGAGGTACGACGGATGAGCATCCTTATCCCCTGGGGTGTGAATGGGAGCCCGGAAACGGGCAAGGGCCCGAATCTAGCACCGCAGGAGTTGTCGTGAATGGGCCGGAAGGGCTAGTGGCCGGATGGGGCAAAGTGGAGCGCTGGTCGCTGCCGACGGCTGGCACCTCCCGGCATGGCCTGGCGCTACTGCTGGGCGTGCAGGTCCCAGGCGGTGAGGTAATCGGGGTCGACTACGATCATTCCGCTGTTGCGCATTCGGTACTCGCCGGGCTCGGCCCGCCGGTACTGGTCGAGCATCGGCGGCAGGTAGCGCTCGTGGCCATCGTCTTCATCGGCCAGCACCACCCCCTCGTCGGCGCTGATGCGCAGCACGGTGCCGGCGTACTGTTCCAGACCCTGCACCTGGCCGTCGCCGCCATAGCGGGTGACACCGACCAGCACGACCTTGCCGATCATTTCCTCGGCCTTGGCGTCGTCCAGGGGTGGCAACATGGGATTGAATTCGTCGCTCATCGGTGCACCTCCAAAGCCTGTGGGGAGATCGTGGATTCGGCGACCCCCGACGTTGCCGACGCCATCGGCAATGCAGGGATCCATCTCGGGGCGCAGGTAGCTGGATCGCATGCCCCACCGGGGGTGCCGGTGGTCGCGATGTTTGAACGGTGTATGGAACTGCGGAAGACGGCCATCCGTGCTGATGGCGTGGCCGTGTCAGGTCAGGGTCAACACCACGCGTTGCGTTGCGTACACGGTGAAGCGTGACAGCTGCACTGTAGCGGCATGACGGCCTCCTGCTGAAGGTCACACGCGGGCGTGTTGCTCCGTTGGAAGGAATGCTGCCACTGCGCGCGGTAGGACGAAGTGAAGATTGCAGGCAGCCTGTATGCGGTGATTCGCGCGGTACCCGTTCATTAAGCTGGCGCCCCGGTCCGCGGCGGCACGTCCGCCGCGGCGCCACGCTAGAATGCAGGCATGCGCACCGTACATGCCCTCCGTTACATCACCCCGCTGCGGGAAGGTGGCTCGCTGCCCGCCGTCGTCGAGACCGACGATGACGGTATGGCCGTGCTCAAGTTCCGTGGCGCCGGCCAGGG
This genomic interval from Stenotrophomonas sp. 57 contains the following:
- a CDS encoding prolyl oligopeptidase family serine peptidase, with protein sequence MLIRRTSLAAAIAVATFGLLATGPALADYAKPPEHLLKVLKAPPPPAPNVAPGGQRLLLTTAQTYPSISRVAQPYLKLAGVRLEPKNRSRHDTPGGYGIPACVADFTLVDIGSGKETKVNLPQGCATGALWSADGSHFAFQNAVDTSVQLWVGDAATGQVKQIPNVQLNPIFGNTVQWLGGSQNLLVKLVPANQGPVPSNGGVPTGPDAQESLGSSGESSTYEARDTLTSVHDEKLFAYYGASQLAVVDTAAGSVRPVGQPALFNDVSAAPDGVHVLTESIKAPYSHAVTYQRFANDVAVLDIASGKSTPIASLPLADRVPVHGVPEGPRGFDWRATDPATLVYAEALDKGDWKVNVPHRDRVLMLKAPFNGKPTEITRTTQRFEGFAWTADPAVAFQYENDENRHWMQTRVVDVDQPKKEGRLLWDMSSDELYANPGNLVFTRLPNGAQVVRREGNHVFLSGRGASPQGDRPFLDRLDLGTLKSERLFRSSADAYEQFLGFSSTPGRYLTWHQSVIDPPNAFIRQQGEAVADAKAGEAQFASTATALTKLVDPTPEVRQIKKQLVTYKRADGVDLSFTLYTPPGYKEGQRVPAILYAYPADFANAAQAGQVSGSQQTFTRLQPYRLMLLAGYAIIDNASFPIVGDPKNAYDTYLEQLEADAKAAVDKAVDMGVVDRNRIGVTGHSHGGLMTANLIAHTNLFKAGVATSGSYNKTFTPFGFQNERRSVWQAQDVYLKASPFFYADKIKLPLLLVHGEDDANPGTEPFQSRKLYQAIRGNGGTTRLVMLPNEPHWYTALESNEQLVAEMLHWFDTYVKNAK